Genomic window (Sphingomonas japonica):
TCCGCAAGCTGCTCGACCAGGGCCAGGCCGGCGACAATATCGGCGCGCTGCTGCGCGGCGTCGGCCGTGAGGACGTCGAGCGCGGCCAGGTTCTGGCCAAGCCGGGTTCGATCACGCCGCATACCGACTTCAAGTCGGAAGTGTATGTGCTGTCGAAGGACGAGGGTGGTCGCCACACGCCATTCTTCGCCAATTATCGTCCGCAGTTCTACTTCCGCACGACCGACGTCACTGGCACGATCGAACTGCCCGAGGGCACCGAGATGGTCATGCCCGGCGACAATGTCGCGCTCGGCATCAAGCTGATCGCACCGATCGCAATGGACGTTGGCCAGCGCTTCACGATCCGCGAAGGCGGCCGCACCGTCGGCGCCGGCGTGGTGAGCGGCATCGACAAGTAATCGCACTGCCCCATTCGGGGGCATTGTGATCGACAAGGCCCGGCTTCCCCCAGGGGAGGCCGGGCTTTTTCGTGTTAACGGCTATCGCACCGGGCGCCGACGCACCGGCTTGACGATGAACTCTACATATGTAGGATATGGGCATGGTCCGAAGCCGCAAGCCGTCCCGCCAGATGTCGCGCCTGTTGGCCGCGCTGCATGATGCCGCGCCGGGATGGGTGCATGGGTACGACCTCATGAAGCGGACCGACTTGATGTCCGGAACGCTCTATCCGCTGCTGATCCGGATGGCCGAGCAGGATCTGGTCGAATCCGAGTGGCAGGATGCGGCGCAGCCCGGGCGGCCGCAGCGCCATGCCTATCGCCTTACCGCCAAGGGGATCGCCCTGGCCCGCGCCGTTCGCGACGATGCGCCGTTGCCGAGCGGTGCGAAGAGTTCCGCGGCATGACGGCGAAGCTCGCCCGGACGACGCTGAGCATCGCGTTCCACCTGATGCCGGCCCATCGCGCCGGGTGGGCAGCAGCAATGCAGGGCGAGTTCGATGCTGCGCTGTCGGATCGCCGGCCGCTGGCGTTCGCGGCGGGCTGCCTGTTGGCTGCTCTCCGCGACCTTCCCGCGCATATCGAAGGTCGCTTCGTACTCACCAGCCATGCGCTTGCATATGGTTTGCTGCTGCCATCGGCGGCGCTACTGCTTGTCAGTGGCCTGTCCGGCTATCCCTTTGTCGGGACGGCAGGCGGCGACCTGGCGGCGGTGCTTCCGGGGCATGGGGGCAGGGTGCTGTTGCTCAACGCCGGCAATCTGCTGTCGGCCCCGGCCTTCGTACTGCTGGTTCTGTTGCTGTCGGCGGTACATTGCCTGCTCGCCTGGTGGTTGATCGAGCGCGACTGGGCCCGGCTCGGCGCTGCGGCCCGGCTGGGAGCGGCGGTGATGACCACGCTGTTGCTGCTGGGAGCGATCACCGCACTTGGCGCAGTCGGCATGATCGTGCCGCTGCTGTGGATGACCGTGGAACTGCTGTTGCTGGGATTGCTGGTAGTCCGATACCGACAGTCGGTTGAGGAGGATCGGCTGCCGCCGAATGTCGTCGCCGGGTAAATCGGGCGTCCCGCAGGGGATTTGATACCAAGGAGGATATGGATGAGGATTTGCCGCGTGTTTCGCGGGGTGATGGCGTTCGCCCTGATTTCAGCCTCTTCATTTCCGGGAACATCGGCGCCCGCGGGCGCGGCGCATCGCATTCCCGGCCATCCCGCCATCCCGGAGCGGCGCGTCGATATGACCTTTCGCTCCGATCCCCTCGTCACGCTGGCCGGTACGCTGAGCCTGCCGGTGTCGACGGAAGGCGGCCCGGTTCCGGTGGTCCTGATCCTCCCTGGACATGGGCCGTGGGAAGGCGGCGGCTTTCCGGACCTGGTCGCCAGGCTGGCCCGGTTGGGCATCGCCAGCTTCGAATATGACAAGCGCGGCATCGGCCAGTCACTCGGGTCGTTCGACGACCGGATGGAGCCGATCACCCGCGATGCCGCGGCCGCGGTCGCCTTTCTGCGTACCCGGCCGGAGATCGACCCGCGGCGGATCGCCGTGCTAGGGATGAGCCAGGGCGGGGCGGTCGCGCCCGCGCTCGCAGCGGCCGATGGCGATATTGCGGCGGTGGTGACGCTCGCGGGACCGGCGGGGAAGCGCGGCGCAATGTTCCTCGATTCGATGCGGGAGGTGCTGCGTCGCGGTGGCATGGAGGCGGCGGCGGCGCAGCGGGTGGCAGTGGCGGCAGCGCCGCTGATGACCGCAATGTCGCAGCATGCCGCGCCT
Coding sequences:
- a CDS encoding PadR family transcriptional regulator — its product is MSRLLAALHDAAPGWVHGYDLMKRTDLMSGTLYPLLIRMAEQDLVESEWQDAAQPGRPQRHAYRLTAKGIALARAVRDDAPLPSGAKSSAA
- a CDS encoding alpha/beta hydrolase family protein, yielding MRICRVFRGVMAFALISASSFPGTSAPAGAAHRIPGHPAIPERRVDMTFRSDPLVTLAGTLSLPVSTEGGPVPVVLILPGHGPWEGGGFPDLVARLARLGIASFEYDKRGIGQSLGSFDDRMEPITRDAAAAVAFLRTRPEIDPRRIAVLGMSQGGAVAPALAAADGDIAAVVTLAGPAGKRGAMFLDSMREVLRRGGMEAAAAQRVAVAAAPLMTAMSQHAAPASLVPLKGAVAGALVEAGWNREQADGALATLADPVVVSQFGVGTSEALSALRVGVLAVYAAEDDIVLGTIAQPAARAALAGNPDATVIELPAVNHVFQQRSVDLAGRHSFSGPSVSDAMTLDVVSGWLARRLAPVSAMARD